A single window of Pyrus communis chromosome 10, drPyrComm1.1, whole genome shotgun sequence DNA harbors:
- the LOC137746624 gene encoding carboxylesterase 15-like: MVTENRRLVEEVSGWLRVFDDGSVDRRWTGPPEVQFMVEPVAPHDEFVDGVSTKDVVADKSSGLRVRLYLPKRKPEDDDTKLPILLHFHGGGFCMSQADWCMYYHIYTKLSRSTNAIVASVYQRLSPEHRLPAAIDDGYSALLWLRSLARGEQKEPLLSHADFNRVFLIGDSTGGNIVHHLAAQAGTADLSPLRIAGGILIHPGFVRVERSKSELEQPQSPFLTLDMVDKFLGLALPVGSTKNHPITCPMGPEAALLDILKLPPFLLCVASKDLMVDTEMEYFEAMKKADKDVELLINEGVSHSFYLNKIAVDTDPDTAAETERLIAGIKQFIKNHYD, translated from the coding sequence ATGGTCACTGAAAATAGAAGGCTAGTCGAGGAGGTGTCTGGCTGGCTAAGAGTCTTTGACGATGGTTCAGTCGACCGTAGGTGGACTGGACCTCCTGAGGTCCAGTTCATGGTGGAGCCTGTGGCGCCCCATGATGAATTTGTCGACGGAGTTTCCACAAAAGATGTTGTGGCCGATAAATCATCTGGACTTCGCGTCCGACTATATTTACCGAAGAGAAAGCCGGAGGATGACGACACCAAGCTACCAATACTCCTCCATTTCCACGGTGGTGGCTTTTGCATGAGTCAAGCTGATTGGTGCATGTACTATCACATATACACTAAACTATCTCGCTCCACGAATGCCATTGTAGCGTCTGTCTATCAGAGGCTCTCACCGGAGCACCGTCTCCCGGCTGCCATTGATGATGGCTATTCCGCTCTCCTTTGGCTCCGGTCATTGGCTCGAGGCGAGCAAAAGGAGCCACTCCTCAGCCATGCAGACTTTAACCGTGTGTTCCTTATTGGGGATAGCACCGGAGGGAACATAGTCCACCACTTGGCGGCTCAAGCGGGCACTGCGGATCTGAGTCCCTTAAGAATTGCCGGCGGGATTTTAATCCACCCCGGTTTCGTACGAGTGGAGCGGAGCAAGTCGGAGTTGGAGCAACCTCAGTCACCTTTCCTTACCCTAGATATGGTGGACAAGTTCTTAGGGTTGGCCCTTCCAGTGGGGTCCACCAAGAACCATCCCATAACTTGTCCGATGGGTCCCGAGGCCGCACTGTTGGATATTCTGAAGCTACCGCCGTTCCTTCTCTGCGTTGCTTCCAAGGACTTGATGGTAGACACGGAAATGGAGTACTTTGAGGCCATGAAGAAGGCCGACAAGGATGTGGAGCTTCTAATCAACGAGGGGGTGAGTCATAGCTTTTATCTGAACAAGATTGCCGTCGACACGGACCCGGACACAGCCGCAGAAACTGAGCGTCTGATTGCAGGGATCAAACAGTTTATCAAGAACCACTACGATTGA
- the LOC137748033 gene encoding uncharacterized protein, with product MDGEDLPWVYYVLEDSYEAQMAAREKTSKIMAQRLARRSPEDKENWDYLVRKVSWKPKHGQWLYLVKELPNCLYCRICRTVGHKTQDCPDNDGSHDPALVYMICGICSRRGHWGNTCPYQYFVPRNAVVGPGGRIVCRYCEKEGGHSDPDDDEWIGIVLVNDCGTCRAVGKHQTEDCPKKEEANFSPKKEETWIIEEGCPRKQKEQRWLVLAKRSTIYIS from the exons ATGGATGGCGAAGATCTGCCCTGGGTGTATTACGTCCTCGAGGATAGCTATGAAGCCCAAATGGCTG CTAGAGAGAAGACGAGTAAGATAATGGCGCAAAGACTGGCACGAAGATCTCCTGAAGATAAAGAAAACTGGGATTATT TGGTACGTAAAGTCAGTTGGAAGCCAAAACATGGACAATGGCTTTATCTCGTCAAAGAGCTGCCCAATTGTTTGTATTGTAGAATTTGTCGTACTGTTGGCCACAAGACTCAGGACTGCCCAGATAATGAtg GCTCTCATGATCCTGCCCTTGTTTACATGATATGTGGTATTTGTTCAAGACGGGGTCACTGGGGTAACACCTGCCCATACCAGTACTTTGTCCCAAGGAACGCAGTAGTTGGCCCTGGCGGTAGAATAGTCTGTAGGTATTGTGAGAAAGAGGGTGGACACTCGGACCCTGATGACGACGAATGGATCGGAATTGTTCTTGTGAATGATTGTGGGACTTGTCGTGCTGTTGGCAAGCACCAGACTGAAGACTGCCccaagaaagaagaagcaaacTTCAGTCCCAAGAAAGAAGAAACTTGGATAATTGAAGAAGGCTGCCCCAGGAAGCAAAAAGAACAGAGATGGTTGGTACTGGCCAAGCGGTCTACCATTTATATTAGTTAG